The DNA region GCGTGATGGTGATGTATTTGGTTGCGACACGCATCCATCGCCCGTGGCGGGAGCGAAAATCGCTGGCCACGTCCGCTAGGTCGTGCATGTGGGTGACATCGATCCAGGCGTCGGGCACCGCTACGACCACGTCGGCATTGCCAAAGCCGAGTTCGGCGGCGATCGAAACGGCTCGTGGCCCCTGCTCGCTGGTTTCATGGATCAGATCTATGCCGGTGACGCCTAGATCGATATTCCCGCGGATAAGTTCACGGGCAATCTCGGCGGCTGGGAAAAAGCGCACTGTTACATCTGGTGCACCCTCAAGCGTGCCCAAATATGAGCGCGCCCCACCCGGACGATGGATGGTGAAGCCGCGACTAGCGAACCAATCGCGCGTGAGCTCTTCGAGCCGTCCCTTGGAGGGTACAGCCAAGGTTATCCCGCTCATTTGGGCCACTCCGCTTCCAGTCGGTCAACCCAGAGCGCACAGCCGGACGCCGCTATTGGAGCTGTAGCGCCGAGCCGCTCCAGAAGGCGATCATACTGCCCACCCGAAACGAGAATGGTGCCGCCCTGCCCCCGCATTTCAAAGACGATGCCGGTGTAGTAGTCGAGCCGTGGCGAGAAGCTGGCGTCGAAGGTGACCCGCGCTTCCCCGAGGCCGTCCAGATGCCGACGGAGCGTGCGAATAGGCGCACCCAGCATCAGTTGGTATTTCTCGGCAAGCGCCTCGATGCGTCGCAACGCCTCGAGGACAGGCCCTGAGATCGAAAGATAGTCTCGCAGCAATTGCAGCGTCGCCGGCGGCACGTGCTCGGCGTCCAGCGCTTGTTGCTCAAGAAAGCGATCGGCGATCTCTTCCGGCGTGCGGCCTTCTGAAAGGCTCAGCCCGGCCGCCACCATCTGTTCGGTGACGTCGGTCACAAGCGCATCGCGGCTCGGCTGACTGGCGCGTGGAAGATCGGGAGCAGTTTCGAGGCGTGCGAGCAGGCGCTTGAGCGCTTCGACATGACCGAAACGGTGGCGAATACGGGGCCGCCACGGGTCTGGCATTTCGGCCTGCGCTAGAACGGCTTCAAAGAGACCCACGCCGCCCAGTAGGATCTGCGGCACGACGCCGTAATGGGACAGGGCAGCGCGCGCGAAAGTCAGCACCTGGTCCAGCGCCACATCGCCGTCAGGCTGTGCTAGGAGTTCGATACCGGCCTGGTCGAATTCGGCCGCTCCATCCTCGCGCTGCCGGAATATCGGGCCGAGATAGGAGAACGCAGCGGGCTGGCCGACGCCATTGGCGATATAATCGGTGACGATCGGGAGCGTAAAGTCGGGGCGCAGGCAGTACTCGCCGCCCGTGCTATCGCTGGTCAGTAGTAGACGGCGACCGAACTCCTCGCCCGCAAGGTCAAAGTAGGGGTTGGCCGGCAAGAGGAGCGGTGGTGTCGCCCGGCAGGCGCCCTGCGCCTCGACCAGCGCTTCCAGCTGCGCGCGGCGGAGGGCAGGAGAACTCATTGCTCGCTCAACAGCTTTTGGATGGCAGCAACAAGCTCTTCGCGCTTGATCTCGAACTGCCCTGGGCGCGCGGCCTTCCACTCGGCATTGTCCGTGATCTCGGCAGCAGCTTGTTTGCCCGCAACGAGGTCCTTTACCTGAAGGATGCCCTGCTCGCGCTCTTGGCTGCCTTCGATGATGACTGCGGGGGCATTGCGTTTGTCGGCATAGGCAACCTGCTTGCCGAAATTCTTGGTGGATCCAAGGAACATCTCGGCACGGATGCCGGCCTGCCGCAATTCGGAAACCATGGCCTGGTAGCGCGCGGTATGGTCCTTATCCATAACAAGGACTACCACGGGCCCGATGGGAGCACTTGCGCCCAAATTGCCGGTAAGCTTAAGCGCATTGACGAGGCGCGATACGCCGATGGAGAAGCCGGTCGCGGGAACTGGTTCGCGCCGGAACCGGGAGACGAGGCCGTCATAACGGCCACCGCCGCCAACCGAGCCGAAGACGACCGGCTGTCCCTTTTCATTGGTGATGGTGAAGGTCAGTTCGATCTCGAAGACGGGACCTGTGTAGTATTCGAGGCCGCGGACCACGGAAGGATCGAGGACTACCCGACCACCAAAGCCTGCCGCGCTAACCAGCCCGAAAATAGTGGCGAGTTCCTGAACGCCCGCCAGCCCCGTTTCGGAGCCGCCGATCAGCCCGGCGAGAGTGTTGATGGTGGCAATGACGTGTTCATTGCTGCCCTTTTGCACGCCCGCGGCAGGCACCCCGCTTTCGATATAGGCTAGCAGTGGCTCAATCTGCCCGTCCGACAGACCCGCACCCTTGGTGAAGTCGCCGCTCTCGTCCTTGCGTCCAGCGCCAAGAAGCAGCCTCACGCCCTCAACACCAAACTTGTCGAGCTTGTCGATGGCCCGCAGCACGGTCAGCTTCTGCTCGTCCGACGTGACGCCCGCCGTGGCCAGCACGCCGTCGAGCACTTTGCGGTTGTTGACGCGAACAATATACTGGCCGGTAAGACCGAGCGCCTCCATGACGTCGGCCATCATCATGCACATTTCGGCGTCGGCTTCCGGACCGGGCGCACCGACGGTGTCAGCATCGAATTGCATGAACTGACGGAAGCGCCCGGGGCCAGGCTTCTCATTGCGGAAGACGTAGCCCTGTCGATAGGAGCGATAGGGCTTGGGCAGAACTTCGAAGTTCTCGGCGAAATAGCGGGCAAGCGGCGCAGTCAGATCGTAGCGCAAGCTCATCCACTGCTCATCGTCATCCTGCAGGGAGAAGACCCCGGCATTGGGCCGGTCGGTGTCGGGCAGGAACTTGCCGAGCGTTTCTGTGAACTCGAATAGCGGCGTTTCCACCGGATCGAACCCATAGCGATAATAGACCGTCTTGATCTTGTCGATCATGGCGCCCACGGCAGCGATCTCGCTGGCGTCCCGATCTTCAAAGCCACGCGGCAAACGCGGCACGATCAGCTTGGTCTTTTCGGTCATCTGGATAGTCCCGGGAAATCGCGCCGTTGTTAGCGGATCATAACAGGGTAGACAACTGCCGCACGGCCAATGCGGCAGTTGCAGGTAGGGAGGCCGAAGATCCAGCCTCCCTTGCTTCACATGCCCGGTCTCCGCAGCGGATCGGGCACACCCGACACCAGGCGGACGTCAGTCCAGTGGGCGGGCACTGCCTCGGGCGGCAGGCCCAGATCGGCGCGCAGATAAGCCGGTATGTTTGCCGGGAGCCGTGGCCGGTTCCACCAGGCGTGAACTGCGGCGCCGAGCACGGCAAAGAGCCCGCGCTGATGAACGGCATCGGCAATGGAGAATTCCAGGCGAAGTACAACAGGCGCCTGCGGGGCAGCATCATAGGTCATGCGATAATCCGGCGCGCGTACGCAAACCGGCCTCTGGTTGCAGTGGAGGTGATGAGCCTGCAATCGGAGCGCGAAGCGACCCGGTTTCAGCCCATCAGTTCAGTGGTGTTGAGAAAATGTCCGCGGCGGTAAGGCCGAGAGCGGCAAAGGACGAGCACTTAGGCTCGGTGATTTTGCCATTTGCTTACAACCGGACGGAGGACAAACACGGTATTCATGTAGCGCCTCCCTCGGGTTGGCTTTGTTGGACGCCAACCGTTTAGCTCACGAGTACGTGAGCGGCAAGCTATTAGTGTGGCGGGTTGTCGCAGGCGAGCGGCGTTGTTGCCTTTAAGCAACAGACTTCATGTGGGGCGGACGAACGCAGCGCGCAGGGTTTCGACTTCATTGCGGCAGAAGCAGTCTTCAACGTGGTCGTTGACCATGCCCATGGCCTGCATAAAGGCATAGCAGGTCGTTGGCCCTACAAAGGCGAAGCCCCGCTTGCGCAAATCCTTGGAGAGGGCCCGCGACGCATCTGATTGAGTGATTTGGCGCAAAGTTTCCCAGCGGAAATCATCTGCACGGTGATCCACCGAAGGTTCAAACCGCCAGATATAGGCGGCAAAGGAGCCGAATTCCTGCTGCACCGCGATCGTGTGCTGAGCATTGTTGATCGCGGCAGCGATCTTCCCGCGGTGGCGAATAATGCCAGGGTCGGCGAGCAGACGCTCTATGTCGGTCTCTGTCATGGCAGCGACGCGCTCGACGTCGAAATCATGGAAGAGTTCCCGGAAGCGCTCCCGCTTTCGCAAGATGGTGATCCAGGAGAGCCCCGCCTGGAACCCTTCGAGGCAGATTTTCTCGTACAGTCTCCGGTCGTTTGCGACCGGCCTGCCCCACTCATGATCATGATAGTGGCAGTAGAGCGGATCATCACCGGCCCAGCGGCAGCGGATCATTTCGGCAGACATGGGGGTAAGCTCCCGTTCGCTTCAACTAGGCACATTAGCCGCTGATTCACCATCGGGGTGAGCCGCAGCTTAACCATTTGGCTTCACCCAGCATTGGCGCTTGTGCGGCAAAGTGCACCCTACTTTTTCGTTGGGGACGCACAATGAACATGATGGGGAAGATCGCGCGAGTGGCGCTCGGCACGGGGCTCGCACTGGCAACGCTGCTACCGCTGCCGGCGCTGGCGCAACAACGCTGGGGGTTTGGACCGCCGCCCGGCATCACGGTGACCCAGGGCACTCCCAAACACGCGCTGATGCTGCAAGCCAATGCGCAGGTTCACCCCACTTTTCTGCGCCAGATCGTGCGGTATTCCACCCATGAGCGGAGCGGCACCATCGTGGTCGATACGCGAGCCCACTTCCTCTACTTCGTTCTCGGCGACGGCCGAGCGTTGCGCTACGGCATCGGCGTCGCAAAGTCGGGATTCGAGTGGACCGGTACGCACCGGGTGACCCGCAAAGCCGAGTGGCCAAGCTGGACGCCCCCTGCCGAGATGCTGAAGCGGCGCCCGGACCTGCCACGCCATATGTCCGGCGGACCGAACAACCCGTTGGGCGCGCGGGCCCTCTACCTCGGCTCGACACTCTATCGCATCCACGGCACCAACGAACCCTGGAGCATCGGCCAAAACGTATCATCGGGCTGCATCCGCATGACCAATGCGGATGTCGTCGATCTCTATGGACGGGTAAAACTGAACACGCGCGTAGTGGTCCTTTGATAAGGATTTTCGCTTACTATCGGGAGGCCTGCACCAAACCTATTAGCTTCCGGACCTAGACCTATGCACCGCTTCACCGACCTCCTGTTGCGCTTCGGCCGGGACGAACGTGGCGTCTTTGCCGTGGTCTTCAGCGTCATGGCGATCGTGCTCATCGCTCTCGGCGGTGCAGTCGTGGATTATGTTCGGCTTGAGCAGACGCGGAATAGAGCTCAGGTCGCTCTCGACGCTGCGGCTTTGGCCCTGCAGCCAGAGATATTCAAGAAACCGCTGCATGAGGCGGACATAAAGGCCAAAGCGCAAGCCTTGATCCAGGATCGCGTCGGCTCAGAAGGGTTAGGTGGAGACGAAATCACGAGCTCCGTCGAGATTGCCCGCGCCGACGTCGTCAATGGTTCACTCTACCTAGAGGGCAAAATAAACGTGCCAACCGCATTCGTTCGCCTCGTTGGGGTGAATAATCTGGGAGCAACCTTTTTTGCGGAGGCGACTCGGAAGATGTTGAACCTTGAAGTCGCAATGGTTCTCGATAATTCGGGTTCAATGCAACAGAACAACCGCATGGCGTACTTAAAAACGGCCGCGACTTGCGCCACGAATATACTCTTCTTCGACGATGCGGTGGATGAAGATACTTGCGAACCCCTTGTCGGCGCTGCTAGCTCCGACAAGGTAAAGATCGGGATCATCCCGTTCACGACTATGGTCAATATTGGCACTCAGTTTGCAAACGCAAGCTGGCTGGACTGGAGTGGGCAGTCAAGCATCGCCAAGCTGAACTTCGACAATGACGACTACGACGGGAACAACTTCGACGGTTTGGTAGACCGGAAGGCACTATTCACGAAGACCAACACCGCCTGGCGGGGCTGCGTTGAAGCTCGCCTCGCGCCGAACGATACTACGGATGAACCCGCAGTCAACTCCAGCGCCAAATTCGTGCCGTTCTTTGTCCCAGATGGCCATTACGGCACCTCTAGTAGTTACATTTCAGATACTGGCGGAACTTGCGCGATAGATAAATGCACAAAGACCGTTGAATATGGCTGGGGCGGCAATACCACAAACCACAAGCGTCAGGTTGGAAATGTTACGACCAATTTCGGAGCGGCCAGTTTGTATCGGCTCCGACTGGACGCTAGTTTCTCGCACTTCTAGCTGGAGTGGCTATACTGAAGTTTACAGCCCTCTTTCTCGCAAAGAGCTCCAGGAACGCCTTTGCAAGTACGACGGGACCAATCCAGGGAGCAATGCTACGAATGCCTCCTGCCCCACCGTATCATTGCTTCCGCTCTCGAGCAGCTCTACGATGGTGAAGTCTAAGATTGCAGCCATGACTGCAAGCGGCGGCACCAACATTCAGCAAGGCACCGTGTGGGGGTTTCACGCACTAACGCCTTCGGAACCGCTATCGGAGGGGCTGCTCAACAACAGTGCTTCCGTCGAAAAGGTGCTTATCATCATGACGGATGGGTTCAACGAACCCGACTTCAGATCCTACTCCGGTGACTGGAACGGCAACGAGTATTCTGCTTGGGGGTACAGAAAGGACGGCCGCCTCGCGGACGTAGATGGTATGCTCAACAATGCGAACGAATACAACGCCTTCAACAGCAAAGCCGACATAACGGCGGTCATGGACCAGAAAACACTAGACACCTGCACCAACGCGAAGAATGCAGGGATAGAGGTGTTCACCATTGGTCTAAGCTCGCCATCTCAAGCCACTACCGACATGTTGACCGAATGCTCGTCGGGCACGGGCTACCACCATTTCCCAACGGATCCTACTCAACTCGAGGGGGTATTCAAGAACATCGCGGCGCAGCTGGCACAGCTCCGCTTGGCCCGATAATGCAACCTAGGAGAATGGTACCGCCTCCCCGGATTGAACGGGGGACCTCTAGATCCACAATCTAGCGCTCTAACCAACTGAGCTAAGGCGGCAAAGGGCTCATCAAGGAACGGCCGAAGCGACATTCCGAAAGCGGGCGGAACATAGGGGCATAATCGGAGAATGACAAGCACGCATTTGACGGTTTTGCCCATACTCAGGAATGGTGCGCCGCCACGGGGCTTAACCATGGGAACACGATCGCGCCAAGGTGCACTGGACCCCCGGTTTTTGCACCTATATTGAAGGAAACCTGAGGCTTCCGGCATAATTGTGCCGAAATGGCACGAAATGGATGCCCCGGGAGCCGGAGATCAAGGCCGTTGATGAATGCCGACTGGACCACATCGCCGAGCGCCCGCCGCGTGTTGCAGCACGCCGACGATACGCGGCCGGCTTGGCTCTGGTCGAGTGACGGACAGCGGCTGATTTGGCACAATGGCGCCGCCGAGCTGTTTCTGGCCAAGATCAAGAAGTTCGGTCTCAAGCGCGCGCCAATGGCCGAGCCTATCAAGGGACAAATCGCCCGAAACATTCGCCTCGGCTCACCGGGGCGCACGAGCCTGGCGCGAATTCAATTTCTCGCAGGCGAAAAGCCTGCTTCCACGACCTGTGCCACAACGCCCCTCGTCTTGACGGACGAGCAGATCGCTCTGCTGATTGTTGGCGTGGACCCCATTGCTGCTGAGATTTTGGAGGCGGCGGGCGATGAAGCGGTGCCAGCGCCAGAGCAGTGGAGCGAAGAAATTGCGGCGCCTGGCCTTCCTAGCTATGGCGATTTCGAGTCTCACGCCTATGAACGGGAACTGGAAAGCTGGAGAGAGGCAGACGGGCAAGAGAGTCTTGCCACCGAACAACTCACTGGTGCCGAGCCGCCGACTAATGATGCGGATGATGAAATACCGGTAGGACCGGAACCGAGTGTCGACATCGGGCCAGCCGCGACACAGCCTAAACCGACACCCATAGAACCACAGCCCGAAGCGCCGCGCGCAGAAGTCGGAGGGGCTAGCCGGCTGAGCCAGTTGGTCGAGCGCCTGGCGGCAGGAGATGCATTCTATGGTCCGCTGACGCAATCAGAGGATGAAGTTGCGACAGCAGGAACGGAAGCTCAGGACGTAGCCTCGCCGGCAGAAGAACCAGAGCTTCCCGCACCCCCGGAAAGCGCTCAGCTCTACAAGGTGATTGGTCGCGGCTTCCTTCCTGATACCGTTGCGGAGACAAAACCGGCTGCCGCAACGCCTGAAGAGGAGCCGGATGGCAAGAACTCGCCACTCGAGGTAGGTGGAATAGAAGCGACAGAGCCCGAGCGGTCTTCAAACGAGCTGACCACCGCTGGTGCGGATACTGAGACGGTCGAACGCGTCTCGCGCTACAATTTCGACGAGCTCTCGCGCATACTGACGGACCGCGTGGGCAATGTCGCCCAGCCCTCCCACGCCATTGCCGAAGCGCAGCGGGCGGGGTCATTGGTCAATTTGGGCGGTGAGACTCTGGTGCTGAACAGGCTGCCCCTGGGCATCCTGGTCTTCCGAGACCAGCAGGTCTTATTTGCCAATCGAGCGATCACCGAGATGGTTGGCTACGACTCGGTCGAGAACCTACGTCAAGCAGGACTGGCGGCGGTGTTTCCAGCGGCCGGTCCAGAGGGCCAGGAGGCAGGTCCGGTTAATCACCTGGTGCAACGAGATGGTACGCTGGTTCCGGTGACGGCAAGGCTGCAATCCATCTCCTGGCAGGGGCGCCCCGCCCTTATGCTGTCGGCCAGCACGACCGAAGTTCGCACAAGCCACGAGGCTGCAGTGCGCGCGTTCGCGCAGGCACTCGCGACCGTTCGCGGCGACGGTTTCTTCGAGACGACGCGGTCGGGCGTGGTTAGCGCAGTTTCTCCCGAGGCATCGAGCCTCTTGGCGAGTACATTGGCGGAAGGTAAGCCGCTGTCTGGGGCCATCGCCAGCGACGACCTGCCCGCCTTACGGGAATTCCTGGAGCGCCCGGCTCGTTTTGCAGAAACCGCCCGGCCCGCGCTAACCGTTCGGTCGGCGGAAGGCAAGGCTGAACTGTATGTGTTTGCCCAAGGACAAGCTGGTGTGACCACCGGCTATTTCGGTCTGGTTCGTGCGCAGCAGCCTTCCCAGCTACGCCTTGCTGGTTCGACCGAAGCGGATCCTGCGCTGTTGGCGCGAATCAGCCGCGGCGTCCGCCGGCCACTCAACACCATTATAGGATTTTCCGATCTTATCCGGTCCAAGGCGTCCAGCGCGCTGGAGAACGAACGCTACGCCAGCTATGCCGATGATATCACCACGGCAGGCCTCGAGATCGCAGCACTCGTTGATGAACTTGATGACTATGCGCGGCTGCGCGATGGTCGCTACCTACCCCAGCGCGTCAGCGTCGAACTGACAGCGCTTCTGGAAAGCTGCGTATTGCGCATCCGGCCCCAGGCCAACACTGCCCGGGTGATCGTCCGCAACGCCATCTCGGAGACGCTGCCCCGGATCACCGCTGATCGTGCTTCGCTCGCCCAGGCCGTGCTGAACCTGCTTGCCAGCGCCATCGACCAAACCCCGACAGGCGGTGCAGTGGTCATTTCCGCCCAGCGCCAGGACGACGGTGGCATAGCCATTCATGTGCGTGACAGCTCTTCCAGTGCTGTGGATATGGCTGAGCGGTTCGTCGTGTTCCGCGATGGTGTGGACCGCAACGGGCGCGCGATCGTACCAGTCCGCTCAAGTGTCGGCCTGTCACTGACGCGCGCCCTATTGGCGGTCAACACCTTTTCACTATCGGTGAACCCAGCCGGCGCTCAGGGCATGCTGTTCACTCTGGTGATCCCGTCCGACCTAGTAGAATCCGAAGCTCAGCCAGGCGTGGCAGAATAGCAGCGCAAAATAACGCTCCGACGAAAGCCTTCGGGAGCAAGCAATAACAACAAGACCAGGTGTCATGTCGACGTGACTGCCCTATAAGGGGCGCAAGCGGGCCTTCCGCAATGCAATGGGGACTGCAATGGCAAAGACAACCCAGTTGTTCGGTTTGATTTTGAGCTTGGGACTAGCGCTCACTAGCGCTGCCTTGGCTCAGCCGAGCGAGATACGCATTGGCGTGGCGCTGGAGCCGCCAATGCTCGACCCCACCGCTGGGGCGGCGGAGGCCATCGACGTCGTCACCTACCAGAACATCTTTGAGGGTTTGGTCCGTATCGACCAGGATGGCGCCGTGCAGCCCGGCCTGGCGCAGGACTGGACCATCTCCGAGGATGGGCTGACCTACACATTCGAGCTCGCATCTGACGTCACATTTCATGACGGCTCAACCTTCGACGCAGAAGACGTCAAGTTCACGTTCGACAGGATCTTGGCGTCTGACAGTATCAATGCGCAGAAGGCTCTGTATGAGCCCATCGAGGCAGTTGAGGTCATTGACCCGCAGACCGTTGAATTCACCCTCAGCCGCCCGGATGGGTTATTCCTCTTCAATCTGGGGCGCGGCGACGCTGTCATTGTTGCCCCAGAGAGCGCTGAGAACAACGCTGCTGAACCAATTGGAACGGGTCCTTTCGCCTTTATCCAGTGGGACCGCGGTAGCCGCGTCGTCCTTGAGCGCTACGAGCCCTATTGGGGCGAGTTGCCTGCCTTGACCAAGGCATCCTTCGTATTCATTGGCGACACTGCCACGCTGACCAACGCCCTGCTGGCTGGCGATATCGACGGCACCAACAATTTCGCTGCCGAAGCTTTGCCGATCTTTGAAGCCAACCCCCAGTTCAAGGTTCTGGTGGGCACTACAGAGGGCGAGACGGTTTTGGCGACCAACAACGCACGGGAGCCGTTCAATGACGTCAGAGTGCGCCAGGCGATCGCGCACGCGATCGATCGCGAAGAGATCATCGAAGGCGCCACTTATGGCTATGGCGAGCCGATCGGCAGCCATTTCGCGCCGCACCATCCGTACTATGTCGATCTGACCGAAACCTATCCTCATGATCCCGACGCAGCACGGCGGCTGCTGACGGAGGCAGGTTACCCCGAAGGTTTCATCGCAACCTTGAAACTGCCGCCAGTAGCTTATGCGGGCCTGTCAGGGCAGATTATTGCCAGCCAGCTTGCAGAAGTCGGCATCCGCCTCGAACTCGTCAACATGGAATGGGCGCAGTGGCTCGAGGACGTCTTCACCAACAAGGACTACGACTTCACCATCGTCGCGCATGTGGAGCCGTTCGACATTGGCATCTATGCCGATCCTGACTACTACTTCGGCTACGACAATCCAGAGTTCCAGGCGCTGGTCGAAGAGCTTAATGCCACAACAGACGAAGAACTGCGTCGAGAACTGGCTGTCGAAGCGCAAACCATCCTGGCAGAAGATGCAGTCAACGGCTACTTGTTCGAACTGGCTCAGACGGGCGTCTGGAATGCCAAGCTGGAAGGCATGTGGCAGAATGCGCCGATCGAAGGCGTGGTGTTGCGGGACATTCGCTGGGTCGAGTAAGTCGGGCCCTGGTTCTGCGCCCCGTAGATGATACTCTACTCTTTCCGACGGCTCGTCGGCTTCGCCGCAACCTTGCTGGTCGCGGCGGCTGTCATCTTTATTCTTCTGGACCTCCTGCCGGGTGACCCAGCCCGTTTCATTCTGGGCATCAATGCAAGTGCCGAAGCCGTCGCGAACCTCCGTCTTCAGTTGGGGCTCGATGCGCCGGCGCATGAGCGCTTCTGGGGATGGCTAGCCGGCATGTTTACCGGCGATTTTGGGGTGTCCTATACGCAGCGGGCTCCCGTAGGCACCCTCATCTGGGATCGTCTCGGCGTCACCGTGCCGCTGACCGCGATTGCGATGATCATTTCCGCGGCTGTCGGGCTACCCGCTGGGATCATGGCGGCGCGGCGCCGTGGGAAAGCACCCGATACGATCACCATGGTTGTGGCGCAGCTTGGCATTGCAGTCCCAAATTTCTGGTTTGGAATGCTCCTCACGCTGCTGTTCGCCGTGACGCTGCGTTGGCTTCCCCCAGGCGGGTTCACGCCCTGGCATGAAGATGTCTGGGCAGCGCTCCGGAGCCTGGCACTCCCCGGACTAGCCTTAGGTCTGCCGCAAGCCGGTATTCTTGCCCGTGTCATGCGCACGGCCCTGGTGGACGTGACCGGACAGGACTTCATCCGCACCGCCCGTGCCAAAGGACTTACTAAGGGAGAAGCGGTGTGGCGCCACGGCGTGCGGAACGCATTGCTGCCAGTGCTGACCATATTGGGCCTGCAGTTCGCCTTTTTGATAGCCGGTACGATCATCGTCGAAAACGTCTTCTATCTGCCGGGTCTGGGAAGGCTGATCTTCACTGCGATATCTGAACGCGACCTGGTTTTGGTACGTGGGGCTACCATCATCCTGGTGTTGGCGGTTACTGCAACTATGCTCGTCACCGACATCGCCTATGCGTTAATCGACCCTCGGCTGCGGGAAGGTTCGGTCAGATGAAGCGCCTCCTCGCACACCCAAGCCTCATTGTTGGGCTTGCTGGGGTTGCGCTGTTCGCAGCCCTGGCCCTCGTTTCGCTTGTTTGGACACCTTACCCAATCACGGAAATCGACATCTCCCGACGCTTTGCCGCGCCCAGCGGTGCCCATTGGCTCGGAACTGACCATCTCGGGCGAGATCTCTTGTCCCTGACCATGGCGGGTGCGTGGACCAGCTTCGGCGTGGCGGCATTGGCAGTCGCCATCGGTGCTGGGATTGGCATCCCCCTGGGCCTGGTGGCGGTTATGTGGGGTGGTGCAGTCGAATGGTTGGTGCTGCGGCTCACCGATTTCGTCTTTGCCTTCCCGGCGATCGTCGTGGCTATTCTCATCACTACGCTGGTCGGCCCAGGGGCGACCAATGCGATAGTTGCGATAGGGGTGTTCAATATCCCGGTTTTTGCACGTGTCGCTCGCGGCGGAGCCTTGAGTGTGGCGCGGCTGGACTTTGTCTCGGCCGCCCGTTTGGCGGGTCTGAGCAAGGCGGCCATCGCGCGCCGGCACCTTTTACCCAACATTATGAGCCTTATCATCGTACAGGGCACCATCCAGTTGTCGCTCGGGATTCTGG from Devosia sp. RR2S18 includes:
- a CDS encoding ABC transporter substrate-binding protein is translated as MAKTTQLFGLILSLGLALTSAALAQPSEIRIGVALEPPMLDPTAGAAEAIDVVTYQNIFEGLVRIDQDGAVQPGLAQDWTISEDGLTYTFELASDVTFHDGSTFDAEDVKFTFDRILASDSINAQKALYEPIEAVEVIDPQTVEFTLSRPDGLFLFNLGRGDAVIVAPESAENNAAEPIGTGPFAFIQWDRGSRVVLERYEPYWGELPALTKASFVFIGDTATLTNALLAGDIDGTNNFAAEALPIFEANPQFKVLVGTTEGETVLATNNAREPFNDVRVRQAIAHAIDREEIIEGATYGYGEPIGSHFAPHHPYYVDLTETYPHDPDAARRLLTEAGYPEGFIATLKLPPVAYAGLSGQIIASQLAEVGIRLELVNMEWAQWLEDVFTNKDYDFTIVAHVEPFDIGIYADPDYYFGYDNPEFQALVEELNATTDEELRRELAVEAQTILAEDAVNGYLFELAQTGVWNAKLEGMWQNAPIEGVVLRDIRWVE
- a CDS encoding ABC transporter permease, whose amino-acid sequence is MILYSFRRLVGFAATLLVAAAVIFILLDLLPGDPARFILGINASAEAVANLRLQLGLDAPAHERFWGWLAGMFTGDFGVSYTQRAPVGTLIWDRLGVTVPLTAIAMIISAAVGLPAGIMAARRRGKAPDTITMVVAQLGIAVPNFWFGMLLTLLFAVTLRWLPPGGFTPWHEDVWAALRSLALPGLALGLPQAGILARVMRTALVDVTGQDFIRTARAKGLTKGEAVWRHGVRNALLPVLTILGLQFAFLIAGTIIVENVFYLPGLGRLIFTAISERDLVLVRGATIILVLAVTATMLVTDIAYALIDPRLREGSVR
- a CDS encoding ABC transporter permease, which codes for MKRLLAHPSLIVGLAGVALFAALALVSLVWTPYPITEIDISRRFAAPSGAHWLGTDHLGRDLLSLTMAGAWTSFGVAALAVAIGAGIGIPLGLVAVMWGGAVEWLVLRLTDFVFAFPAIVVAILITTLVGPGATNAIVAIGVFNIPVFARVARGGALSVARLDFVSAARLAGLSKAAIARRHLLPNIMSLIIVQGTIQLSLGILAEAGLSYVGLGTQPPATSLGLMLREAQGVFLIHPWLSAVPGVSIVLIVIALNVAGDGLRDAIDPRLRQGNAHALA